One window of the Nicotiana tabacum cultivar K326 chromosome 4, ASM71507v2, whole genome shotgun sequence genome contains the following:
- the LOC107803210 gene encoding uncharacterized protein LOC107803210, with protein sequence MGKVKGKHRLDKYYHLARDHGYRSRAAWKLVQLDSKFSFLRSSSAVLDLCAAPGGWMQVALKHVPVGSLVLGVDLVPIKPLRGGICIQEDITTPKCRATIKRIMAENGRRAFDLVLHDGSPNVGGAWAKEATSQNSLVIDSVKLATELLAPKGTFITKIFRSQDYNAVLYCLRQLFEKVEVDKPLASRSASAEIYIIGLKYKAPAKIDPRLLDVKHLFQGGQEPPKVIDVLRGTKQKRHRDGYEDGATILRKVCSVADFVWSDNPVHILGSFTSMSFDDPACLPIRDHALTTEEVKALCDDLCLLAKQDFKHLLKWRMQIRKALSPEKIKTPTAVVESENKEDEDEDERVLNEIEERTNIVERRQKKEKKLQAKRRAKEKARKALGIQVDATEDGYGDQDLFSLSSIKGKKDLVAVDNSENDKGTTEVSDGNDGSDEEAEEHSSSDLDSEDERRRHDENIEALFDEAYERYLGRVEGKSKQRKRTKQAYLKDGPLLQDGNDDSVTHSAPDSDSDKEDNEVNPLVVPLEDAPPPQEEIVKKWFTQDVFDEAEEQDILDKYDSEDEMQIDGGAKKAPKSKELTNDKQQGETKDLTRKTNGSLQVSASKTEEDFEIVPAPATDSSDSSSDESDDDIDKKAEILATAKRMLRKRPREDMIDDGYNRYMFHDEGLPKWFLDEEMRHRQPEKPVTKEEIAAMKAQFKAIDARPAKKVAEAKARKKRAAHRKLEKVRKKANSISDQADINDRSKRKMIEQLYKKAVTPKKPEREYVVAKKGVQVKVGKGKVLVDPRMKKDARKHGMNRKKQQGKGKKGKQTGKGSGKASAAAGKKGNWGK encoded by the exons ATGGGAAAAGTGAAAGGAAAGCATCGTTTGGACAAGTACTACCACTTAGCCAGAGATCACGGTTACCGTTCAAGAGCAGCATGGAAATTAGTCCAACTCGATTCCAAATTTTCCTTTCTCCGTTCATCTTCCGCAGTGCTCGATCTTTGTGCAGCGCCAGGTGGTTGGATGCAAGTCGCTTTAAAGCATGTTCCCGTTGGAAGTCTTGTTCTTGGCGTTGATTTAGTCCCAATTAAACCACTTCGTGGTGGTATATGTATTCAAGAGGATATTACGACCCCTAAGTGTCGTGCGACTATTAAAAGAATAATGGCTGAAAATGGACGTAGAGCTTTTGATTTGGTACTTCATGATGGGTCTCCTAATGTCGGTGGTGCTTGGGCTAAAGAAGCTACTAGTCAGAATTCTTTGGTTATTGATTCTGTTAAGCTTGCTACTGAATTGTTGGCTCCTAAAGGCACTTTTATTACTAAG attttcagatctcAAGATTATAACGCAGTTCTTTACTGTCTAAGACAG CTTTTTGAGAAGGTTGAGGTGGACAAACCTCTGGCAAGTCGTTCAGCATCTGCAGAAATTTATATTATAGGTTTAAAATATAAAGCTCCTGCAAAGATTGATCCACGACTTCTTGATGTAAAGCACCTCTTTCAAGGAGGTCAAGAACCGCCCAAG GTGATTGACGTACTCAGGGGGACGAAGCAGAAGAGACATCGTGATGG GTATGAAGATGGAGCCACAATTTTAAGGAAGGTTTGCTCAGTTGCAGATTTTGTTTGGTCTGATAACCCTGTTCATATCCTTGGTTCATTTACTTCAATGAGCTTTGATGATCCTGCTTGTTTGCCCATTAGAGATCATGCTCTTACAACAGAGGAG GTTAAAGCTCTATGTGATGATTTGTGTCTTCTTGCAAAGCAAGACTTCAAGCATCTCTTAAA GTGGCGTATGCAGATAAGAAAAGCTTTATCTCCTGAAAAAATTAAGACCCCAACAGCTGTTGTTGAAAGTGAgaacaaagaagatgaagatgaagatgaacgAGTTCTTAATGAAATAGAGGAGAGAACCAATATCGTGGAGAGAAGgcagaaaaaagagaagaaacttCAAGCAAAAAGACGGGCCAAG GAGAAAGCACGCAAGGCACTTGGGATTCAAGTAGATGCAACAGAGGATGGTTATGGTGATCAGGATTTGTTTTCTCTATCTTCCATCAAG GGAAAGAAAGATCTCGTAGCTGTTGATAACAGTGAAAATGACAAAGGAACTACTGAGGTAAGCGACGGAAATGATGGAAGTGATGAGGAAGCCGAGGAGCATTCCTCCAGTGATCTGGACTCTGAAGATGAACGCAGAAG aCATGATGAAAATATAGAGGCATTGTTTGATGAGGCTTACGAACGGTATTTGGGTAGAGTGGAAGGAAAATCAAAGCAGAGAAAGCGAACCAAACAAGCGTACTTGAAGGATGGTCCACTCCTGCAG GACGGCAATGATGATAGCGTGACTCATTCTGCTCCAGACTCTGACAGTGACAAGGAAGATAATGAAGTCAACCCTCTTGTCGTACCCCTCGAGGATGCACCACCTCCTCAGGAGGAGATTGTGAAAAAGTGGTTTACGCAAGATGTTTTTGATGAAGCGGAAGAGCAAGATATCCTGGACAAGTATGATAGTGAAGATGAGATGCAAATAGATGGAGGGGCGAAGAAAGCCCCAAAATCTAAAGAGCTGACAAATGATAAACAGCAGGGAGAAACTAAGGATCTCACAAGGAAAACAAATGGCAGTTTACAAGTCTCAGCATCCAAGACAGAAGAGGATTTTGAGATTGTTCCTGCTCCTGCTACTGATTCAAGTGACTCGTCATCCGATGAATCAGATGACGATATTGACAAAAAAGCTGAAATATTAGCTACAGCGAAGAGGATGCTGAGGAAAAGGCCTAGGGAAGATATGATTGATGATGGTTACAACAGATATATGTTTCATGATGAGGGGTTGCCGAAGTGGTTCCTTGATGAGGAAATGAGACATCGCCAGCCAGAGAAACCCGTGACAAAAGAGGAGATTGCTGCAATGAAAGCTCAATTCAAAGCAATTGATGCTCGGCCTGCAAAGAAGGTAGCAGAAGCCAAAGCTCGTAAGAAACGGGCAGCGCATAGAAAGCTAGAGAAGGTTCGGAAGAAAGCTAACTCAATATCAGACCAAGCTGATATTAATGATCGTTCAAAGAGAAAAATGATTGAACAGCTATACAAAAAGGCGGTAACACCAAAAAAACCAGAAAGGGAATATGTGGTGGCAAAGAAGGGTGTTCAGGTTAAGGTTGGCAAGGGGAAAGTCCTTGTTGATCCACGAATGAAAAAAGATGCTAGAAAGCATGGAATGAACAGGAAGAAGCAGCAGGGCAAAGGGAAAAAGGGTAAACAAACAGGAAAGGGCTCAGGGAAGGCTTCGGCGGCAGCCGGCAAGAAGGGAAACTGGGGAAAATGA